A single genomic interval of Helianthus annuus cultivar XRQ/B chromosome 13, HanXRQr2.0-SUNRISE, whole genome shotgun sequence harbors:
- the LOC110899581 gene encoding probable LRR receptor-like serine/threonine-protein kinase At1g63430, whose protein sequence is MKRSTPFTLFLISLGVFIATCDATQPPQVHALSMFKETIFDDPLLVLSSWNALDSDPCNWVGVSCSGNQVTKLNISHSSITGFIARELFQLASLQELILHGNKLIGSIPKEVGSLKNLKILDLGMNQISGPIPHEIGNLVNIVIINLQSNGLTGQLPAELGDLKYLRELRLDRNKLRGNVPGGNGAVVSNTQGMYASNVSRFGFCRSASLKVADFSYNFLVGSIPKCLGYLPRTSFQGNCLPYKDIKQRTSEQCASGAPPAKHKTGETKHSPPTAGHNQQASSTSKPSWLLILEIVTGVMVGSLFLVAIFTTFHRCKNKSSIIIPWKKSGSDKDHMAFYTDPNMLKDVTRYNRHELEVACEDFSNIIGSSSDSLVYKGNMKGGPEIAVISLCVKEEHWNGYLELYYQKEVADLARLNHENTGKLLGYCIENTPFTRMLVFEYASNGTLYEHLHYEEGCQLSWTRRMNIVIGIAKGLKYLHTEIEPPFTISELNSSAVYLTEDFSPKLVDFESWKTILTRSENNSRCISNEGATCVLPSSLEGRQLDIQGNIYAFGVLLLEIISGRPPLCKDKGCLVDWAKDYLEKPEEMASVVDPALNHFREEDLKVICEVVSICIHLRPRDQVSMQDLYAILESKIDTSVSSELKASSLAWAELALSS, encoded by the exons aTGAAGAGATCAACTCCATTTACACTGTTCTTGATTAGTTTGGGTGTCTTTATAGCTACTTGTGATGCTACTCAACCACCTCAAG TTCATGCTCTTTCTATGTTTAAAGAAACCATATTTGATGACCCATTATTGGTTTTATCAAGCTGGAATGCTCTTGATTCAGATCCTTGTAACTGGGTTGGTGTTTCTTGTTCTGGAAATCAAGTGACAAAGCT GAACATTTCTCACTCATCTATAACGGGATTTATTGCTCGTGAACTTTTTCAGCTTGCTTCCTTACAAGAACT GATTTTACATGGCAACAAACTCATTGGTTCAATACCAAAAGAAGTCGGATCACTAAAGAACCTGAAAATCTTAGATTTGGGGATGAACCAGATATCTGGACCGATTCCTCATGAAATCGGGAATTTGGTTAACATTGTTATAAT AAACCTGCAGTCGAATGGGTTGACTGGTCAACTGCCTGCAGAGCTTGGCGATCTTAAATACCTTCGAGAACTTCGGTTGGACAGAAATAAGTTGCGTGGCAATGTTCCGGGTGGCAATGGTGCGGTTGTTTCCAACACGCAAGGAAT GTATGCTTCAAATGTATCTAGATTCGGTTTTTGTCGCTCGGCTTCGTTAAAAGTTGCAGATTTCTCATACAACTTTCTTGTTGGAAGCATACCTAAATGCTTGGGATACCTTCCtag GACGAGCTTTCAGGGTAATTGCCTACCGTATAAAGACATCAAGCAACGAACATCTGAACAATGTG CCAGTGGTGCTCCGCCAGCTAAGCATAAAACCGGAGAGACGAAACACAGCCCGCCTACAGCGGGACACAACCAACAAGCTTCGTCCACTTCAAAACCATCATGGCTTTTAATTCTTGAAATAGTGACCGGAGTAATGGTCGGTTCTCTCTTTCTAGTAGCcattttcacaacttttcaccGATGCAAAAACAAGTCTTCGATTATTATTCCTTGGAAGAAATCTGGAAGTGACAAAGACCACATGGCATTCTACACGG ATCCCAATATGTTGAAGGATGTGACGAGATACAACCGACATGAACTTGAAGTAGCATGTGAAGATTTTAGCAATATTATCGGGTCGTCGTCGGATAGTTTGGTTTACAAAGGAAACATGAAAGGTGGGCCCGAAATCGCGGTGATTTCGCTTTGCGTCAAAGAAGAGCATTGGAATGGTTATCTTGAGCTTTATTATCAGAAAGAG GTGGCAGATCTAGCAAGGCTAAATCATGAGAACACAGGGAAACTATTGGGCTATTGTATAGAAAACACTCCATTTACAAGAATGTTAGTCTTCGAATATGCGTCAAACGGGACGTTGTATGAACACCTTCATT aTGAAGAAGGGTGTCAATTAAGCTGGACAAGAAGAATGAACATTGTTATAGGCATTGCCAAAGGTCTAAAGTATCTCCACACTGAAATCGAACCACCGTTTACTATTTCCGAGTTGAATTCCAGTGCTGTATATCTCACAGAAGATTTTTCACCTAAG CTTGTTGATTTTGAAAGCTGGAAAACAATTCTTACGAGATCAGAAAATAACTCGCGCTGTATTAGCAACGAGGGCGCTACATGTGTTCTTCCAAGTTCTTTGGAAGGACGCCAGCTGGACATCCAAGGCAATATTTACGCTTTTGGCGTTCTTTTGTTGGAAATAATCAGTGGACGTCCGCCACTCTGCAAGGACAAAGGATGTCTGGTAGACTGG GCTAAAGATTATCTCGAAAAACCCGAAGAGATGGCTTCTGTTGTCGATCCTGCACTGAACCATTTTCGTGAGGAAGATTTGAAGGTGATATGTGAAGTAGTTTCAATTTGCATTCATTTAAGGCCGCGCGATCAAGTGTCGATGCAAGATTTGTACGCGATTTTGGAGAGCAAAATCGACACTTCGGTTTCTTCAGAGCTCAAGGCATCTTCTTTAGCTTGGGCTGAGCTTGCACTATCTTCTTGA